CTTGTAGCGCGGCACACCAGGGGGCAGCGTCTGCCCGTCGTGGCTGCGCTGACGCAAGTCCATCACCAAAATGTTGCCGTCGTTGCGGTCGAGGTTCACCACGCGCAGGTCCAGAATGCCGATGCGGTGCACGTCAGTCACCGGGAACAGACTGGGGTTGTAGTTCCCGCTGGACTCCTTGCAGTCGATGAACTCCTGCAGCGACCCCGTTTTCCACTTCAAGCCGGATCCCACGTCCTTGATGAACTTCGCATCGCAGGAGTTGTGGAACGCCGGGTGGCTCGCTTCCACCATGGTGGTGTCGGGCACGCCGCACGCGCCGCCGTACGCCGAGTCCAGCAGGTACGCAGCCACCTCACGGCTCGCGCCCTCGCCGGACAGCACGCCCGACCGAAACCCCTGCTGGTTGAGCTTCCCCTCGTACCCGCGCGGGTTGCACGGCGCGAACgcctcctcgtcgatggGCTTGAACACCGCACAGCACACGCGCTGCTTGTTGTACATCATGTATGTGCCTCCTGCGGTAAGTTCAGCCGACGGGAAGGCCACCTCACCTGTGCCGTCCATCGTCAGCTTCGGCTTGATGTTGTTCTTGAGCGACAGCGCGATTTCGTTGATGATGCTCTGCATGTGGCTCGTGGTCTTGATGCCCGCACGCCGGATGCCCGCACTCGGGTTGGTCTCGCGCATGGACCAGAAGAGCCGATGGTCGTTCTCGCCCTTGCCCATGTACGTCTCCATGGTGCGGTAGTTCGGCAGCTCCACGCCCTTGTAGAGGATCCGGAGGTCGTTGACTCCGGTGCCCGAGGGCAGGTGCAGCTTCTTGATGAGCAGCCGCTTGACCATCTGCGCCGGATGTGAGGGAGACGGCGGCGCGGTACCTGAACGTCGTAGAAGGGGTAGAGCCTGATCGCGCCATGCCGGTCGCCGTGGAGCTCGTGCAGCACGCAGCGCGTGCCCTTATCTTCCGGCGACACATCGCGGAGAGCGTTATGCGTGCTGAAGTAGTTCTGCTGCGATATCCGGAGGCCGCCAGAGGACATGTTTGCGGTCTGTGGCGCGTGAGATCGCAGGTCCCTGGCGACTAGGAGTGGAAGGCGGAATCGGCGACGGCAGGTGTGCGGTGACCACGCGACACCCAGGCGGCGAACCTTATCTAGTCATAAAATCAGTATATTACCGTGACAGTTGCTACCGAAACGTTCGTCACAAACTAGCGCTGTTAGCTCGCCAGGTGCTCGGCGGTCGCCGTATGCCGGATGTCCAGGGGGCGTCGAAAGGGTGCCGCCACGGACTGACGAGCGTTAAAATTTGGGCGGAGACACACTCGGTAGATTCCGCGCTTGATCGGAGTCCACACCAGAATCCACAGACGTCGCGCGTCGCAGCAGCGGGTACCGTCGGAGATGTCAGCAGGGCTCGTTGGTCAAATCGCCGGGACCCTTACGGTACTTGCCGATGATTATGAGCACACCCCAGACCAACGACCACAGCCAGCCGACGATCGGAaggagcagctgcgcgaCGCCGATGAGCACATCCTCCAGGCAGTTGTTCGTGATtccgaggatgatgagccCTGAGCCGAAAATGATCATGTTCAGCACGCCGCACGTGTACACCAGCCCCGCGGGGCCGCCCGTTGGCACCTTGAGCCCCTTTACGCGGTTCCACGCCCTCGTGAAGCAGGTCAGCATGTTGACGGCCGGTTCGGTGAACGTCTCAGTCTTCGCGCATCAGATGAAAATTCGTAGCCTCCCGTTTTTCGGGCGTTGTTATGCGCGGCCCGGATACGTGCGGCTCGGCACGCAGGACCGCTGGGGATTCCGCGCTGGCGCAGCAGTAGGTGCGCCTAAAGAAGGTTGTGATACAGCGACCGCGGCGTAGTATGCGAGTTTTTGTAGCCGTAGCTGTGATCACTCTCGCGCATCAGAGATCGTAGGGGCGATCTCACGTTGAATCCCGTGGCGCTCGAGTCCCTGCCGCCGGGAGCGACGGTGCTGCTTATCCTGCGCGGACGCGTCGAGTCGAACAGGCTTACCGGGTCTTCCACACGCCTTAGAGGCCTTACCACAGATCCGTTTGCACGGTTCAGATCGCCCGAGAGATAGCTCGGGTACTTCTGCTCGCTGGCCTCGCCGGCCCTTCCGCGGGGTGTGTAGCCGAACTCCTGCGCCCTTGCCAAGTTCGCGCTCTTCTCCCACGGAAACGGCGACACCAGCGTATCCACGTTCACGGTAGCGTTGTTTGACGCGGCTCGGTCCACCACCGGAGTCTCCAGGGCACCGTAGTCGTTGCCGGACTCCACGCCCGGCTGGAAGGCGCTCAGGAACTCCTTCTGGAA
This genomic stretch from Babesia bigemina genome assembly Bbig001, chromosome : III harbors:
- a CDS encoding phosphatidylinositol 3-and 4-kinase family protein, putative, with translation MSSGGLRISQQNYFSTHNALRDVSPEDKGTRCVLHELHGDRHGAIRLYPFYDVQMVKRLLIKKLHLPSGTGVNDLRILYKGVELPNYRTMETYMGKGENDHRLFWSMRETNPSAGIRRAGIKTTSHMQSIINEIALSLKNNIKPKLTMDGTGGTYMMYNKQRVCCAVFKPIDEEAFAPCNPRGYEGKLNQQGFRSGVLSGEGASREVAAYLLDSAYGGACGVPDTTMVEASHPAFHNSCDAKFIKDVGSGLKWKTGSLQEFIDCKESSGNYNPSLFPVTDVHRIGILDLRVVNLDRNDGNILVMDLRQRSHDGQTLPPGVPRYKLIPIDHGLILPDVVDVADMDLVWFDWPQTEIPFGKNELKLIFAYDPDKDAERLRRRLLIRPECLRTMRVSVRLLQIGALMHLNLKQIARIVCRSDMDTPSDLETMIKKAVEQAYKATEATSVISTRRLGAAMDLFSHSVRFEACVEDNDTGVERAEESQFADDSTSSESSLSFSDESFATPQDELSSSSNPVHPATHELKYRDIVRTTYRRRRHVEEERSIWALEDAKGRPIHFDWDEQFDRTFYSLVVRMFTCYIQQHHPGWTSYPYNGDGDERFTWAARNNFTPPHADRWLQSSRPQRG